The nucleotide window ctgCAGAGCGTACAAAGGATGCTAAATGATGGTATTGATACCTGGGCACCTCGACTTCCAATCAGGAGGGCTATGGTTGATTTTTCCTCTCCTAATATAGCAAAGGAAATGCATGTTGGTCACCTTAGATCTACCATAATTGGAGACACATTAGCCCGCATGCTTGAATTTTCACGTGTGGAACTTGTTACCCGTCGGAATCATGTTGGTGACTGGGGAACACAGGTAGATTTAATTTCTGAAACTCTGCTATTTTTGTCCTACTTGTTTGAATATAGTGTATGTTTAATCTGGAGATAAATTATTTATGCCAATTATCGGGGCTGGATCTTTGCTATACACTGTAAAAGCTAGGCTTCTTCATATATCTCTTGGCTTTGGGTGATTCATTATTGCATTTACATTAGTTGCACGGGAACTGATTACGTAGGGATAGTTGCTGATGTAAGTTGAGTTTCTAACTGTTTTCTTGATAAAGAACATGCATTACATTCCTCCTAATTAAATGTAGTTATAGTGTGTGCTCTGTGTTAAACAGTTGATGTCCTAAGACAGTGCTCTCTCCcccttaaatataatattttagttatcaaaataatcaattaattcAGTTAGTCACTAAATTAGTAATGGCCATTGATTTTTCGCTGGGATAGTCTAATGAGATATCTGCTGGAACTCTAAAACATTTTACTAGGAAAGTTCTCATTTTTTGGTATTGGCACCATAGAGCTCAAAGTCCATGCATTTGTTTTGCAGTTTGGGATGCTGATCGAATacctttttgaaaaatttcCAAACCAAGAAGATGTTAGTGAAACAGCCATCGGAGATCTTCAGGTGAGAACATACATTGAACTTACTTCTAGTTAATCTTATTCAGGTGTttaatcatatattattttattggcATTTTTTTGGTTCGGATAGAAACGACATAATTTTGAGTTCATCGTACCACATGCTCATGCTCACTCTAGTTCTAATTCTTACCGAATACATTTCAAAAAGGGAAGTAAAAACAGTTCCAAGCTATCCAGAAGTGATGTGCTATGATACCCTTAACCCTTGCTTGGAAATATAAGCTGCTATCACATGACCAATGGCATATAAACGATTGGTTTTCTATGCATGCAATTGTCACGTTTTACCCCTTAAGTACAAAGAAGTTAAGGACTGACATCTGAAAAAACGATTTCGGTtatgtttgataaaaaatgttGATCCTTGTCAATTCTTATAAATGAACCTCCAGCATTGAAATGACAATGTTTATAGGTCTCTGAGGGGAACATTCTCATTAATTGTCATTGTCACTTATTTTTTCACCTTTTGGTTTTTGTCTCTTAAATATATTTCCTCTGGAAAAGTGATTTAGTATAAGCGATATTGAAACTGACATGAGTTGGTACATTTTTTAGGCATTCTATAAGGCATCTAAAGTGAGGTTTGATGATGATCCCGAATTTAAGCTGAGGGCACAACAGGCAGTGGTTCTGCTCCAGGTATAGCCCGAGTTTAGCCCCTACTCATGAGATATCGGGAAACTTAATTTTGACTTGTAGTATGCATTAATTTTTATCTCAGAGTGGGGATACCAGGTATCGCAAGGCATGGCAACAAATTTGTGATATTAGTAGGGCTGAGTTTGACAAGGTCTATCAACGTCTTGGAGTTCAACTGGAGGAAATGGTAAGGGTTctagttttgtgtttttcattATCTGTGGATTTTATCCATGATGTCTATGTTTTGTACCTTCCTGAAGGAATTTCTGAACTGTTTTAGTACCATGCGTTATCAGATTATTATGAATTCTATACATACTTGGTATTAGTTTGGTTTATTATAAATTCTGACAGTTGCTTTGCTTTTTAAATTTATCACGTGGATTAGATACTCCCATTTAACCAGACCTACCGTATTATGACCGAAAGTTTGATTGGTTTCTGTAAATTAGTCTCAGGAACTCGCGTTATCTCTACCATGCGTTATCAGATTATTATGAATTCTATACATGCTTGGTATTAGTTTGGTTTATTATAAATTCTGACAGTTGCTTTGCTTTTTAAATTTATCACGTGGATTAGATACTCCCATTTAACCAGACCTACCGTATTATGACCGAAAGTTTGATTGGTTTCTGTAAATTAGTCTCAGGAACTCGCGTTATCTCTCTCTCCCCCCCCCCTCATAACATGACCAATAACTGTTTTTTGTTGGATGAAACACAATTCCACTAATGCTTTACAGCATTTGCAATGAAAATTATCATTATTGTGGATGAAGGGACATTGCTTTCTACTGACTATCATTAATGTCATGATGTGCGATTAGTGCATCACTAAATTTATGTTGCAGTAATTACAGATGTTTCTTACTTCAATCAGtgattttgacaatttttttacagCGTACTGAATGATATGTTTGACCACAGGGAGAGAGCTTCTATAATCCATATATCCCCGGGGTTATTGAGAAGCTGGATAAATTAGGATTGGTGGAAGATAGTGATGGTGCTCGTGTGATATATGTTGAGGGTGTAAATATACCAATTATTGCTGTGAAAAGAGATGGTGGCTACAACTATTTTTCAACCGATCTCGCATCGCTTTGGTTAGTTTTCTTCTTACAGGTTTTTTGTACATATTTTTGAGTGATCAAACtttgttattaattattatatgccaattttattttttttatcttgaatgTCTAAATATTCTTCCCTGTAAATTTTTGGTATGCCTAtttctatttttctattattatcTAAGAATAGAACATGAAATATATTGACTTAGGAAAATAAACTGTTTTGTTTATCTGAGCTATTTGAACCGTGTAGGTATCGtctaaataaagaaaaactCGAGTGGATTGTATATGTTACTGATATTGGGCAACAACAACACTTTGATATGCTATATAAGGTATATCTCAAATCATGATTTTCATTGTATATTATGGTTACCAcattatattgttgttgtcaCTATCCTTTTTACTTGCTTTACCCTGTAGTGAGTTGTTATCAACTTCTTTGGGTTTTGCTGATATCACCCTTATATAATAGTTATCTGTTTAAGTGCTTTTATTGGATCAGTCGTTTcattttctttgctttttttgaaagagaataaTCACCGACTAGTGCTACTGCTAATATTTCAATGAGTTAAAATGGCTGAGTTCTCCTTTGATTTTCTTTCAGGCCTTTAGGCGTGCAGGTTGGCTTCCACGGAATGAGAACGCGTATCCAAAATGTACCCATATAGGTTTTGGTCTTGTTCTTGGGAATGACGGAAAACGATTTAGGAGTCGGAGCAGTGAGGTTGTTCGTTTGGTTGATTTGCTTGATGAAGCTAAAAGGCGCTGTAAAACTGCCCTTCTTGAACGTGGTAATGTACAAGTTGTTTCTGCTTGATCAAGATCTACGAATGACTGTgcctattttattttcctttggtGAGATTTTAGTGTCTAGACATCGGAAAGGTAACATTCCATATTCTATATTCTTCTAGATACAACTAATGATTGGTCTGAGGAGGAGATTGAGAGAACATCAGAGGCAATTGGTTACGGGGCTGTTAAGTAAGCTTCTTTAACTTTAAGCCTTTTTCATTTTCCTGCTTTAAAGCAAATCAACATCCTGTAATGGAAgtcttcacaatcatgtcactTGCAATTTCTAAATGACTCCTAGGCTTATAGTCCCCTATGTTTGTTCTTTTGATTTGCGTTTACAGGTATGCTGACTTGAAGATCAACAGATTAACGAATTACAAGTTCGATTTTGATCAGATGCTTAGTGATAAGGTAAGGTGGCATTCACTACATACAAATTGAGAGTTGGTTTGTGAACTTACAGTAAAGAAGCCGGTAGATTTAGTAGCCATTTTCTTTGGGCCCTGTCCCACTATATTTGGACCCTTTGAAGTATAGGATAACTTTTGATAACAATGGACTGAAAATATCactattctaaattttttattaaatactaCAAGATTCTGTAATTTCTGTGTGTCTATCTAAGACCGCGCATGTATTTAAAATTGTGTTACAATAAATACATTTAATTCTTAATGAGTGAGCACTAACCTAGGAAGTTGTACATTTAAAGGAATAAGTACAGATTCACTTAATTCTAACAAATACCATCATATGGATAGCAAACCATTTATTTGTGGAAATCCGCTcctttgattttgttttcagTGGTTATCACTTGCATTCAATTTTCTAAAGTGCAATTGATTGGAATTAAAAACCAATTGGAATGAACAATGAAATTGGTTTTGTATTTCTGTCAAGAGAGGAATAATTCCTCAATTACAAATACTGAAGTAGTTTTAGCAAAGGGAATTAAGTGAATGATGGATAGAGCAAATCTTCTTACAAGAtatcagaaaagaaaaatgtacgAGTCTAAGGAAACCCCCTGCTGAGAGAGAGTCCTTCCTTACTCAGCTAAATTGCTCATGAAAACCTTATGAAAATTTCTTTCCAAACAGCTTAGAAGATTTGGTTTGAAGCTCCTTTAGCAATTGATGAACCATTTCTTCATCCCCAACAAAACTAAAAGATCTGAAGTTATTTATGTCTCACCTTCCTAAGTTTATTGTGTAACAGGGGAATACAGCAGTTTATTTGCTCTATGCACATGCTAGGATTTGTTCTATCATCAGGAAATCGGGTAAAGACATTGAAGAAGTAAAGAAggtaagtttatttttcttcctgATTTGTTGACCTACCATATctattactttatttatttgtttttctattatatGCTTAATTTTACAATATAAGATACAATACTTGTGCCTAGTTTAGATCCTACGTGGTTGATTCGATACGAGTCAATTAAGCATTCATCTATTACAATTGTGATATGGCTCAGTATATCATGTGTATACATATTTAGTTATGTTCAGATGAAATCAAGTTGGCATATTTCTTACTGTGTATTTTATGTCCCTGTCATCTTTGTTGCGACAGAATGGGGTTATTGTTTTGGATCATGAATCTGAGCGTTTATTGGGGCTTCATATACTACAATTTCCTGAGGTAGGATACATGAAtagtttatgttgtttttgagcTTTAGACTCTGCATACtacttataatatatatgcGTTCCATTTTCTTTAAACAGGAGacttgatatattattattaaagtgGATCGGCATTTTTGCATAGTATTTTATAATCTAAAAAGATACTCTCGCTCATATACGGGCTTTGtgtattgtttaatttttcagGTTTTTGAGGAGGCATGCAGCAATTTATTGCCTAGTGTGTTGTGTGATTACCTCTATACCTTGGCAGAAATCTTTACGAAAAAGTTCTATTCTAATTGTCAGGTATACTTCTGAAACAGTCATCTTATGCTACATATTCAAATTTATACGGCTTTTCTATTCCTATTTCCCAGTGATGAGATTTGCATAAAGCTGCCAAGTAGAATACTTGTTGTATTATTTACTGTGCAACATGTTAAAGATAAATACTATACATCTTACTGGTCATTGTTTTGTCGGTAGAGTTTAACATGGGAAAGGAGAATTgcttcccaccatgggaaagttattTTAAACCATTGGATCAAATAGAGAACATAGTTTTATCATGGACTTTCAGCATCAAATTTTTTTCCCACACTCACCACTCACCCACAAACGGCTGTTGCTGCAACTCTCTTTCCTCCTCTTCTTCAAACCTAGAAAAATTGATCTTCCATAAACCATTGCCTTGTTACTGTCACTGAAATTCCCATGGACATGTGATTCTCTCTACAAGTGACAAATAATTaaacatgaataaattaaaactaacatcatagaaaaaaatttcatttagaATTGAGGAAAAGATACAAGCTTTGTTAATGGGGATTGAAGTCTCTATCCGATCTGCTACTTTGTACAACATAAAAAACCATTCATGTTAAAAATTCCATTGAACTTGTGCTTCTCTTTAACCTCTGAAGACAATTCCCCCAAACTGAAAAACCACACCCAAATCCAATCCAagattttttctctctctttactTTGCAATTCGTTCTTGGAATTTTGGGTCCTTgtgctatttttattatttaatttctatGGATGTGTgagtatttttattgattgaaataTGAAAGATGTTGCTTAATAATTATATGAGGTTGTGGATTGGGATTGACATGTTTAAGCCAGAAGAAAGCTTCTTGGCtttgttttgtctttgaaaGCTTCATGAAGCTTTTGTGGAAGAACCACTTTTTTTGCCagaatataaaagaaattagaaaacaCAGATACCGGAGAGGATGAAGGAGAGTTGTATGTGGGTGAGTGTGAGAAAAAATTTGGTGCTGAATGTCCACTGTAAAACTATGTTCTCTATTTGATCCAATGGTTTAAAAtaactttcccatgatgggaaacaATTCTCCTTTCCCATGTTAAACTCCACCTGTTTTGTCAAGTACTTGCTGATGGGTTATTAAATCTCTAAATCCACTAAATATTCTTAAACTTTACTTTCAATGTCATTACACAATCTAAAGTCCTATTTAAGATGCTGCCAAAGTATAATTTTTAGATTCAAGCCTTTTGATTCAATTTCTTTCCCTTTGGCAGGTTGTAGGAACACCTGAGGAAACTAGTAGACTTTTGCTATGTGAAGCAACTGCAGTTGTGATGAGAAAGTGCTTTTATCTCCTTGGAATTGAACCTGTTTACAAATTATAACCCATCTGAAGGagttcaaataatatttttttttcataggattattattattattatttttataaaaagcttccaaaatgaaatttgttttggCAAATTATCtcatcctttttgtttattGTATTTGCATGAGAGGTGTAAGAGGgaaagttgtaattttttatagCATTGTTACTGGAAACTGATAAGGTTCTcaaattcatttcttttgttACAAGAATCCATGTATATTCTGCTTAACTTGCGTTCCAAGTGAAATGACAAGATTTGGACGTTATGTGGATTCTAATGGACTAggcaaaaatgaaaatgtaaaaaTCATTGCACACTCAATTTAAGTATAAAGGGGCAATTGTTGTTAAAAGGTTTAGGATTTATGTCGAGTCTTTGAGCTGGTGAATTTCATTTGGTGTTTGTATCAATAACCATCACCATATTTTCAGTCATGATTTTAGTGCATATTTAGTATCATGGTAAGCTTGCAAATCACAGTGATGAGCCACCATTATAGCAAACATTCTCAGTTAGATTGTCAAGATTAATGTTGTTAGAATGATTATACTCCATCCGATCCGGTCCtaaatataagaagaaaaaaaaaaatcccttttttaagttcattgaataattgatgcatATAGTCTATAATACAGATTAAACACATCAGTTATTCAGTGAACCtgaattttctttcttatataTAAGATTGGATGGAATATTAAATACCGTCCATTCTGACATGTCACAATGCATATACGATGATTTCAGATTTATATGACCATTATTGCAGTAGAGCCCTCTTTAACTGTCTTTTTCTCAATTCATCTCTTTTCTCCATCATGTGCCCATCATCTCTTCATTTCCTTTGTCCCTTACTCTTGTCTTTTTCTGTTGCATAGCATTTATATAGCATTGGACATGAGAGGATCCAAATACTCTTGATTAATGCCTGGATATTGCTCTAGCAAGATCATGAATAACCAATTTTAGTACTTTTCTTCGTTGACTTATGTATGGATTGTGATTGCAGCTACCGACTGAGTTTTCTGTGATTACCGCTATTTGCGATCACTACGACATAGATTGCGattaatgtagttttttttgaaagattgcGACTAATGTAGTTGTGAAATACTTTTATGCTcgcattaaatatatattttctatatataaattattagaattctttatatattttttatttatactttaAGCTGattatttataagatttttttaaagcTAGAAGTAAAAGTATGATGACTGCAAGTTGGACtcaaattttctttctctttgtaGACAAAAATTGTTATGTGCTTAATTGAAGTcaattgattatgtatttgCAAAAAACAACAAGAGCTTATTTTGAAGTcaattgattatgtatttgcaaaaaacaacaagagcttattttatttgtcaaaatttGTTTCCACAGGACATGATTCAGTTCTTTCAATTgatataatttgaatttgaaactgCAAGGAATCAAAAAGTAGGTTCAAATTTTGTTACATATCCAGGTCAGTTCTACTCACACTCATacattgaacaaattttttaaataagataGATTTCCTTTTTACCTTTATTTTTCagttgagaaatgatatttgaacatccatttggtgataatttttgtgataactttctctttcatactcatatcatttttactttatctctttattgttttgattttcgtgcaaatacATACTTTTTCTTTGTCACATAAGTTGTCAACTaaattagttgttcaaataacactcatcTTTTCAGTTATCATGATTATTACCACTTAATTACCCGATGCATATACCTAATTAACAATATTTGAGTCAGTGGTAAGTGGTAACTAGTAACAAGTGTGGCAGACAAGGGATAATGTCATAAATTCACAATAGAAATCGCACATACAGAATTTAAGTATTTctatattgatttatttgaacttatctactagcataagtACTTGTGAGAGCTTATTTTTAGATTGAATTATTTAAGCTTAACTATCGGCATAAGCACTTCTGTGTCTATTtagaagagcttatgaaaacaacttatgttaTGTCtataagtttctttttttgaggAAGTGTTATgtgtataagttgttttcaacttttagtttatatgaaaatttatgaaaacaacttatgttgTATCCATAAGTTATATTTAGCTTTTAGtttataataaaatcatttGCGATTATACTATAAGCAACTTATGTTGTATCTATAAGTAACTTATGCATAAGCCCTTACATGATAAACACTAATACTATAAgcatttaattaaattgtttaactAAAGAGAGTCTTAATATTGAACCAATTACTAATATGGCTTTGACTCAAAATAAGCTGAAGTtgtaagattaaaaaaaattctgattttgcACATGGAACCTATAAAGCACAAACACATCAACACTGatacaattttgaaaaaatgatataattcaaAGTAGTCATTTGTATCGGTATTGTGTCGGTTTTTAGAACACATGTCAGATGCAGAACATGCCTTCGACTAAAAGTGTCGGTTCTATAGAACCTGAAACAAACTATctctaattaattgattttcagAAGTTCTTGTGTACAACAATTGAAGGTCTAGAACGTTCTAAGAAACTCCCTCTTTTGCCTAATAAAGATGAACTTAATGGCCCTCTTGAAGCTTTTTTTGATATTGTAGCCTTTGGACTATACCATATTCTATGATTATCCAAACCTCCTCCATAACTTCTACAtgacttcattcttttgttgtAAGATATGCTTTTCTTTGGAAGATCTTCAATGTTTTCTACCTCAGCCAAAGAAGTGAATGATTGAGCCTTCCCTTGATAAAACATTGACAACCCTCTCCTGCAAAAGTCATAAACTAATTAATACAAAAACTCATACCAATTCACTACATCtaaaaattaaacatcatcGATTATATCAATTGATCTATCTACAACTCTACATATTTATCCAGATCTATCAAGCACCAAAACAAACACATTTACAATAGAGACACATCGACACtggtaataattttaaaaaataaaatatttgaatacaAGTGTATGTGTCTTGTCAAACAAATATAGcaattttcttttgacaaaaatgGCTATCTATATTTGAGTCTTTGATACAATTTTCAgctataaa belongs to Medicago truncatula cultivar Jemalong A17 chromosome 6, MtrunA17r5.0-ANR, whole genome shotgun sequence and includes:
- the LOC25496992 gene encoding arginine--tRNA ligase, cytoplasmic — encoded protein: MLGLGCLNLNRLSHFHSPPSLQPSRSDLLKVATRRFTALSVAKTQQSSSSPSLSSKTQSSPPTLSIDIDNPASVKRQLAQLFDVSLKTIVPDEEDVVPLVDVCTAKTGSVKFGDYQCNNAMGIWSKLKGKETGFKGPPAIGQAIIKNLPPSEMIDSCSLAGPGFVNVVLSKHWIAQSVQRMLNDGIDTWAPRLPIRRAMVDFSSPNIAKEMHVGHLRSTIIGDTLARMLEFSRVELVTRRNHVGDWGTQFGMLIEYLFEKFPNQEDVSETAIGDLQAFYKASKVRFDDDPEFKLRAQQAVVLLQSGDTRYRKAWQQICDISRAEFDKVYQRLGVQLEEMGESFYNPYIPGVIEKLDKLGLVEDSDGARVIYVEGVNIPIIAVKRDGGYNYFSTDLASLWYRLNKEKLEWIVYVTDIGQQQHFDMLYKAFRRAGWLPRNENAYPKCTHIGFGLVLGNDGKRFRSRSSEVVRLVDLLDEAKRRCKTALLERDTTNDWSEEEIERTSEAIGYGAVKYADLKINRLTNYKFDFDQMLSDKGNTAVYLLYAHARICSIIRKSGKDIEEVKKNGVIVLDHESERLLGLHILQFPEVFEEACSNLLPSVLCDYLYTLAEIFTKKFYSNCQVVGTPEETSRLLLCEATAVVMRKCFYLLGIEPVYKL
- the LOC11427632 gene encoding uncharacterized protein, translating into MNVKGIMGDDSARNMKWMVKKTNSDSTTSIGTFSEDSNNSMCSCSSDLTEDADSSSSSHSIGSLCDFSELMNNLPMKRGLSMFYQGKAQSFTSLAEVENIEDLPKKSISYNKRMKSCRSYGGGLDNHRIWYSPKATISKKASRGPLSSSLLGKRGSFLERSRPSIVVHKNF